The proteins below come from a single Streptomyces sp. SCSIO 75703 genomic window:
- a CDS encoding NAD(P)-binding domain-containing protein, which yields MSGPVVGIVGAGAVGQTVATSLVAAGLSERLIVVSRRPSQVQGLCADLQDLAHTARSRSLIEAGEVADLHGCDAVVIALRTAFTNTAQRDIRRGGAAANAPALGALARELRGYGGTVLVVTNPVDLMARRFADVSGCSRVFGIGSNLDSVRYRVLLARYAQVSPELVHGHVIGEHGDRAVVCASTTTVGSRPVAVPVRTVVNDLRQRPALIRDGIGRTRCGPAGAVLSTLRKALALVDGIEELSVPYGDVFLGIPLRFTGGQPVRCLPPLTRSERLRLDSAAGSLRDAYAQLPALPERITT from the coding sequence ATGAGCGGCCCGGTGGTGGGGATCGTGGGTGCGGGTGCTGTCGGACAGACCGTCGCCACGAGCCTGGTGGCCGCCGGCCTGTCCGAACGGCTCATCGTCGTGTCCCGGCGGCCCAGCCAGGTGCAGGGCCTGTGCGCCGACCTCCAGGACCTCGCGCACACCGCCCGGTCGCGGTCCCTGATCGAGGCCGGTGAGGTCGCCGACCTCCACGGCTGCGACGCCGTGGTGATCGCCCTGCGAACCGCCTTCACGAACACGGCCCAGCGGGACATCCGGCGCGGCGGGGCGGCGGCGAACGCTCCCGCGCTCGGCGCGCTGGCGCGGGAGCTGCGCGGGTACGGCGGAACCGTCCTCGTCGTGACGAACCCGGTCGACCTGATGGCCCGCCGGTTCGCCGACGTGTCGGGCTGCTCCCGGGTCTTCGGGATCGGCTCGAACCTCGACTCGGTCCGCTACCGGGTCCTGCTCGCCCGGTACGCCCAGGTCTCCCCGGAGCTGGTGCACGGCCACGTCATCGGCGAGCACGGTGACCGCGCCGTGGTGTGCGCGTCGACGACCACCGTCGGCAGCCGCCCGGTCGCGGTCCCGGTCCGCACCGTCGTGAACGACCTCCGGCAGCGCCCGGCGCTGATCCGGGACGGCATAGGCCGGACCCGATGCGGCCCCGCCGGAGCGGTGCTCTCCACCCTCCGCAAGGCCCTCGCTCTGGTCGACGGCATCGAGGAGCTGTCCGTCCCATACGGGGACGTGTTCCTGGGAATCCCGTTGCGCTTCACCGGCGGGCAGCCCGTACGGTGCCTGCCTCCCCTCACCCGTTCCGAACGTCTGCGTCTGGACTCTGCGGCCGGCAGTCTCCGCGACGCCTACGCCCAACTCCCAGCTCTCCCCGAGAGGATCACTACGTGA
- a CDS encoding IS481 family transposase, which produces MPHRNARLTVFGRRLLVERVCSGRPVAHVAAEMGISRATAHKWIRRWRAEGEAGLHDRSSRPHTTPHRTAASVETRVCDLRQSRKLGPARIGPILGLPASTVHRILTRHRLNRLAWLDRPTGTLIRRYERERPGELIHVDVKKLGRIPDGGGHKALGRQAGRATRNNMGFDYVHSAVDDHTRLAYSEIHGDEKTATCAGFLTRAATFFHSQGITRIERVLTDNAWAYRKGLAWKAVLAELGATGKLTRAYRPQTNGKVERFNRTLLDEWAYLRPYTSNTERTEALADFLHTYNHHRCHTALDGHPPISRVNNAAGQYT; this is translated from the coding sequence GTGCCCCACCGTAATGCCCGGCTGACCGTCTTCGGTAGAAGACTGCTGGTCGAACGTGTCTGCTCAGGCCGTCCGGTCGCTCACGTGGCCGCCGAGATGGGTATCTCCCGGGCCACGGCTCACAAATGGATCCGCAGGTGGCGGGCTGAAGGCGAGGCGGGCCTGCACGACCGGTCGAGCCGGCCTCACACGACGCCGCACCGGACCGCGGCCTCGGTCGAAACCCGCGTCTGCGACCTGCGACAGAGCCGCAAGCTCGGGCCGGCCAGGATCGGCCCGATCCTGGGCCTGCCCGCCTCGACCGTCCACCGGATCCTGACCCGCCACCGGCTCAACCGCCTGGCCTGGCTCGACCGCCCCACCGGCACGCTGATCCGCCGCTACGAACGCGAGCGTCCCGGGGAACTCATCCACGTCGACGTGAAGAAACTCGGCCGGATCCCCGACGGCGGCGGTCACAAAGCGCTGGGCCGCCAGGCCGGCCGGGCCACCCGCAACAACATGGGCTTCGACTACGTCCACTCCGCCGTCGACGACCACACCCGCCTCGCCTACAGCGAGATCCACGGCGACGAGAAGACCGCGACCTGCGCGGGCTTCCTCACCCGCGCGGCCACGTTCTTCCACAGCCAGGGCATCACCCGGATCGAGCGGGTGCTGACCGACAACGCCTGGGCCTACCGCAAGGGCCTGGCCTGGAAGGCAGTCCTGGCCGAGCTCGGCGCGACCGGCAAGCTGACCCGGGCCTACCGGCCGCAGACCAACGGCAAGGTCGAACGCTTCAACCGCACCCTGCTCGACGAATGGGCCTACCTGCGGCCCTACACCTCAAACACCGAACGGACCGAAGCCCTGGCAGACTTCCTCCACACCTACAACCACCACCGCTGCCACACCGCACTGGACGGACACCCGCCCATCAGCCGTGTCAACAACGCTGCGGGTCAATACACCTAG
- a CDS encoding 4-hydroxybenzoate 3-monooxygenase, which translates to MRTTVGIIGAGPAGLLLARLLHNAGIDSVVLESRDRDYVERRQRAGILEQGTVDVLREAGAGERMDREGLRHDGIELRFDKRRHRVDFPALTGGKSVMVYAQTEVCKDLIALQLKDGGPLLFEAEALAVEGAETDRPRIRFRHEGVEDVLECDYVVGCDGFWGVARRAFPAELSRTFERTYPFGWLGILADVAPSHDELVYARHDRGFALLSMRSPSVSRLYLQVPDGTDAADWSDERIWDELDRRFETADGWTLERGPITQKSVTPMRSYVHEPMRHGRLFLAGDAAHIVPPTGAKGLNLAVGDVVTFARALTHREATGSDELLDAYSATCLRRVWQAERFSYDMTTMLHPAPEAGGFDLRLQLARLERVTASRAAETDLAESYTGFPIG; encoded by the coding sequence ATGCGCACCACCGTCGGCATCATCGGAGCCGGCCCCGCCGGGCTCCTCCTCGCCCGGCTGCTCCACAACGCGGGGATCGACTCGGTCGTCCTGGAGAGCCGCGACCGCGACTACGTCGAACGCCGCCAGCGCGCGGGCATCCTGGAGCAGGGCACCGTGGACGTGCTCCGCGAGGCCGGCGCCGGAGAGCGGATGGACCGCGAGGGGCTGCGCCACGACGGCATCGAGCTGCGCTTCGACAAGCGGCGCCATCGCGTCGACTTCCCCGCCCTCACCGGCGGCAAGTCCGTGATGGTCTACGCCCAGACCGAGGTCTGCAAGGACCTCATCGCCCTCCAGCTCAAGGACGGCGGCCCGCTGCTCTTCGAGGCCGAGGCGCTCGCCGTCGAGGGCGCCGAGACCGACCGCCCCCGGATCCGCTTCCGGCACGAGGGGGTGGAGGACGTCCTCGAATGCGACTACGTCGTCGGCTGCGACGGCTTCTGGGGCGTCGCCCGCCGGGCGTTCCCGGCGGAGCTGAGCCGCACCTTCGAGCGGACGTACCCCTTCGGGTGGCTCGGCATCCTCGCCGACGTCGCCCCCTCGCACGACGAGCTGGTCTACGCCCGGCACGACCGCGGCTTCGCCCTGCTGTCCATGCGCTCCCCGTCCGTCTCCCGCCTCTACCTCCAGGTGCCCGACGGCACCGACGCCGCGGACTGGAGCGACGAGCGGATCTGGGACGAGCTGGACCGCCGCTTCGAGACCGCCGACGGCTGGACGCTGGAGCGGGGCCCGATCACCCAGAAGTCCGTCACGCCGATGCGCTCCTACGTCCACGAGCCGATGCGCCACGGCCGCCTCTTCCTCGCGGGTGACGCGGCCCACATCGTGCCGCCCACCGGCGCCAAGGGCCTCAACCTCGCCGTCGGCGACGTCGTCACCTTCGCCCGTGCCCTGACGCACCGTGAGGCCACCGGGTCGGACGAACTGCTCGACGCCTACTCCGCCACCTGCCTGCGCCGCGTCTGGCAGGCCGAGCGGTTCTCGTACGACATGACGACCATGCTGCACCCCGCCCCGGAGGCCGGCGGCTTCGACCTGCGTCTCCAGCTCGCCCGGCTGGAGCGCGTCACCGCCTCCCGCGCCGCCGAGACCGACCTCGCCGAGTCCTACACCGGCTTCCCGATCGGCTGA
- a CDS encoding Bax inhibitor-1/YccA family protein, whose product MRSRNPVFSRRGFSRDNGYAGFNAAPQAGGPAVATQGNPYAQGNPYAQPAGNPYAQNPYAQQDLQHGAPPQAPAATGRMTMDDVVVRTASTLGLLIVTAALAWALLPVDEANIGRAYGIGIGAAVIGMVLAFVQSFKRKASPALILSYAAFEGVFLGVVSNIVDTHIASGAAMQAVIGTMAVFVGVLIAYKAGWIRVNRRFYGFVMAAALGFVLLMMVNMLFAVFGGGDGLGFRSGTLGIVFGIVGILLGACFLALDFKQVEDGIAYGAPREEAWLAAFGLTLTLVWIYMEFLRLISILNSSD is encoded by the coding sequence ATGAGGAGCAGAAACCCGGTCTTCTCGCGACGGGGGTTCAGCCGCGACAACGGCTACGCGGGCTTCAACGCCGCGCCGCAGGCCGGGGGTCCCGCCGTCGCCACGCAGGGCAACCCGTACGCGCAGGGCAACCCGTACGCCCAGCCGGCCGGCAACCCCTACGCGCAGAACCCGTACGCGCAGCAGGACCTGCAGCACGGCGCGCCGCCGCAGGCGCCCGCGGCCACCGGCCGGATGACGATGGACGACGTCGTCGTCCGCACGGCGAGCACGCTCGGCCTGCTGATCGTCACCGCCGCGCTCGCGTGGGCGCTGCTGCCCGTGGACGAGGCCAACATCGGCCGCGCCTACGGCATCGGCATCGGTGCGGCCGTCATCGGCATGGTGCTGGCGTTCGTCCAGTCCTTCAAGCGCAAGGCGTCGCCCGCGCTGATCCTGTCGTACGCGGCGTTCGAGGGCGTGTTCCTCGGCGTGGTGTCCAACATCGTGGACACCCACATCGCCAGCGGCGCGGCCATGCAGGCCGTCATCGGCACCATGGCGGTCTTCGTCGGCGTGCTGATCGCCTACAAGGCCGGCTGGATCCGCGTCAACCGCCGTTTCTACGGCTTCGTGATGGCCGCCGCGCTCGGCTTCGTCCTGCTCATGATGGTGAACATGCTGTTCGCCGTCTTCGGCGGCGGGGACGGCCTCGGCTTCCGCAGCGGCACGCTCGGCATCGTCTTCGGCATCGTCGGCATCCTGCTCGGCGCCTGCTTCCTCGCCCTGGACTTCAAGCAGGTCGAGGACGGCATCGCCTACGGCGCCCCGCGCGAGGAGGCATGGCTCGCCGCCTTCGGCCTCACGCTGACGCTGGTCTGGATCTACATGGAGTTCCTGCGGCTCATCTCGATCCTCAACAGCAGCGACTGA
- a CDS encoding acetyl-CoA C-acetyltransferase has protein sequence MPEAVIVSAARSPIGRAFKGSLKDLRPDDLAATIIQAALAKVPELDPRDIDDLMLGCGLPGGEQGNNLGRIVAVQMGMDHLPGCTITRYCSSSLQTSRMALHAIKAGEGDVFVSAGVETVSRFAKGNSDSLPDTRNPLFAEAEARTAAVAAQEGTTWHDPREDGLLPDPYIAMGQTAENLARWKGVTRQEMDEFGVRSQNLAEEALENGFWEREITPVTLPDGTVVAKDDGPRAGVTLEGVAGLKPVFRPDGLVTAGNCCPLNDGAAALVVMSDTKARELGLTPLARIVSTGVSALSPEVMGLGPVEASRQALRRAGLTMDDIDLVEINEAFAAQVVPSYRELGIPLEKLNVNGGAIAVGHPFGMTGARITGTLINSLQWHDKQFGLETMCVGGGQGMAMVIERLS, from the coding sequence ATGCCCGAAGCCGTGATCGTCTCTGCCGCCCGCTCCCCCATCGGCCGCGCTTTCAAGGGCTCCCTGAAGGACCTGCGGCCCGACGACCTGGCCGCCACGATCATCCAGGCCGCCCTCGCCAAGGTCCCCGAGCTGGACCCGCGGGACATCGACGACCTGATGCTCGGCTGCGGCCTGCCCGGCGGCGAGCAGGGCAACAACCTGGGCCGGATCGTCGCCGTGCAGATGGGCATGGACCACCTGCCCGGCTGCACCATCACCCGGTACTGCTCCTCGTCCCTCCAGACCTCCCGCATGGCGCTGCACGCCATCAAGGCCGGGGAGGGCGACGTCTTCGTCTCGGCCGGCGTCGAGACGGTCTCCCGGTTCGCCAAGGGCAACTCGGACAGCCTGCCGGACACCCGCAACCCGCTGTTCGCCGAGGCGGAGGCCCGCACCGCGGCCGTCGCGGCGCAGGAGGGCACGACCTGGCACGACCCGCGCGAGGACGGCCTGCTGCCCGACCCCTACATCGCGATGGGCCAGACCGCGGAGAACCTGGCCCGCTGGAAGGGCGTCACCCGGCAGGAGATGGACGAGTTCGGCGTCCGCTCGCAGAACCTCGCCGAGGAGGCCCTCGAGAACGGCTTCTGGGAGCGGGAGATCACCCCGGTGACCCTGCCCGACGGCACGGTCGTCGCCAAGGACGACGGCCCCCGCGCCGGCGTCACCCTGGAGGGCGTGGCCGGGCTCAAGCCCGTCTTCCGCCCCGACGGCCTGGTCACCGCCGGCAACTGCTGCCCGCTGAACGACGGCGCCGCAGCCCTCGTCGTCATGAGCGACACCAAGGCCCGCGAGCTGGGCCTGACCCCGCTCGCGCGCATCGTCTCCACGGGCGTCTCCGCCCTGTCCCCCGAGGTCATGGGCCTCGGCCCGGTGGAGGCGTCCCGGCAGGCGCTGCGGCGGGCCGGGCTGACCATGGACGACATCGACCTGGTGGAGATCAACGAGGCGTTCGCCGCCCAGGTCGTCCCGTCCTACCGGGAACTGGGCATCCCGCTGGAGAAGCTGAACGTCAACGGCGGCGCCATCGCCGTCGGCCACCCCTTCGGCATGACCGGCGCCCGCATCACCGGCACGCTGATCAACTCGCTCCAGTGGCACGACAAGCAGTTCGGCCTGGAGACCATGTGCGTCGGCGGCGGCCAGGGCATGGCGATGGTCATCGAGCGCCTGAGCTGA
- a CDS encoding SGNH/GDSL hydrolase family protein: MTSMSRARVARRIAAGAAYGGGGIGLAGAAAVGLLLAEVQLARRRVGIGTPDRVPNAQGLYGGALPAPGGLPLRLVMLGDSTAAGQGVHRVGQTPGALLASGLAAVAERPVELRSAAVPGARSDDLDRQVGEVLADPGRVPDICVIMIGANDVTHRMPATRSVRHLSSAVRRLRTAGAEVVVGTCPDLGTIEPVPQPLRWLARRASRQLAAAQTIGTVEQGGRTVSLGDLLGPEFAQNPRELFGPDNYHPSAEGYATAAMAVLPSVCAALGLWPAEEERPDAARREGFLPVARAAAEAASEAGTEVAAAMPSGPRGPWALLKRRRRRRVPEAEPASSTQPT, from the coding sequence ATGACGAGCATGTCGAGGGCGAGGGTGGCCCGGCGGATCGCGGCGGGCGCGGCCTACGGCGGCGGCGGGATCGGGCTGGCCGGCGCGGCCGCGGTCGGTCTGCTGCTGGCGGAGGTGCAGCTCGCGCGGCGCCGGGTGGGCATCGGCACGCCCGACCGGGTGCCGAACGCGCAGGGGCTGTACGGCGGGGCGCTGCCGGCGCCGGGAGGGCTGCCCCTGCGGCTGGTGATGCTCGGCGACTCCACGGCCGCCGGGCAGGGCGTGCACCGCGTCGGCCAGACGCCGGGCGCGCTGCTGGCCTCGGGGCTCGCGGCGGTGGCCGAACGGCCGGTGGAGCTGCGCTCTGCGGCGGTGCCGGGGGCGCGGTCGGACGACCTGGACCGGCAGGTGGGCGAGGTGCTGGCGGACCCGGGGCGGGTGCCGGACATCTGCGTGATCATGATCGGGGCCAACGACGTGACCCACCGCATGCCGGCCACGCGCTCGGTCCGGCACCTGTCGTCGGCGGTGCGGCGGCTGCGCACGGCCGGGGCGGAGGTGGTCGTCGGGACCTGCCCCGACCTGGGCACCATCGAGCCGGTGCCGCAGCCGCTGCGCTGGCTGGCCCGGCGGGCCTCGCGGCAACTGGCGGCGGCGCAGACCATCGGCACGGTGGAGCAGGGCGGCCGCACGGTGTCGCTGGGCGATCTGCTCGGCCCCGAGTTCGCGCAGAACCCGCGCGAGCTGTTCGGCCCCGACAACTACCACCCCTCCGCCGAGGGGTACGCCACCGCGGCGATGGCGGTGCTGCCCTCGGTCTGCGCGGCGCTCGGGCTGTGGCCGGCCGAGGAGGAGCGGCCGGACGCCGCCCGCCGCGAGGGCTTCCTGCCGGTGGCCCGTGCGGCGGCGGAGGCCGCCTCGGAGGCGGGTACGGAGGTCGCGGCGGCGATGCCGTCCGGGCCCCGGGGCCCGTGGGCCCTCCTCAAGCGCCGGCGCCGCCGCCGTGTCCCGGAGGCGGAACCGGCCTCGTCCACCCAGCCGACCTGA
- a CDS encoding cystathionine beta-synthase — translation MQFHDSMISLVGNTPLVRLNSVTKGIKATVLAKVEYFNPGGSVKDRIALRMIEAAEKSGELKPGGTIVEPTSGNTGVGLAIVAQQKGYKCVFVCPDKVSTDKINVLRAYGAEVVVCPTAVDPDHPDSYYNVSDRLMRETPGAWKPDQYSNPNNPLSHYHSTGPELWEQTEGKITHFVAGVGTGGTISGTGRYLKDASEGRVRVIGADPEGSVYSGGSGRPYLVEGVGEDFWPTAYDRDVADEIVPVSDKDSFQMTRRLAKEEGLLVGGSCGMAVVAALRVAERLGEDDVVVVLLPDSGRGYLSKIFNDEWMADYGFLDDTGPSARVADVLDHKEGGSIPSLVHMHPEETVGEAIEVLREYGVSQMPIVKPGAGHPDVMAAEVVGSVVERELLDALFTRRASLDDPLEKHMSAPLPQVGSGEPVEDLMSVLGGADAAIVLVEGKPTGVVSRQDLLAFLAKGGK, via the coding sequence GTGCAATTCCACGACTCGATGATCAGCCTCGTCGGCAACACCCCGCTGGTACGGCTCAACAGCGTCACCAAGGGCATCAAGGCCACCGTCCTGGCCAAGGTGGAGTACTTCAATCCCGGCGGCTCGGTCAAGGACCGCATCGCCCTGCGCATGATCGAGGCCGCCGAGAAGAGCGGGGAGCTGAAGCCGGGCGGCACCATCGTCGAGCCGACCAGCGGCAACACGGGCGTGGGCCTGGCGATCGTGGCCCAGCAGAAGGGCTACAAGTGCGTCTTCGTCTGCCCGGACAAGGTGTCCACGGACAAGATCAACGTACTGCGCGCCTACGGTGCCGAGGTGGTCGTCTGCCCGACCGCGGTCGACCCCGACCACCCCGACTCGTACTACAACGTCTCCGACCGGCTGATGCGCGAGACGCCGGGCGCCTGGAAGCCGGACCAGTACTCCAACCCGAACAACCCGCTCTCCCACTACCACTCGACCGGCCCCGAACTGTGGGAGCAGACCGAGGGCAAGATCACCCACTTCGTGGCGGGCGTCGGCACCGGCGGCACCATCTCCGGCACCGGCCGCTACCTGAAGGATGCCAGCGAGGGCCGGGTCCGCGTGATCGGCGCCGACCCCGAGGGCTCGGTCTACTCCGGCGGCTCCGGCCGGCCCTACCTGGTCGAGGGCGTCGGCGAGGACTTCTGGCCGACGGCGTACGACCGTGACGTCGCCGACGAGATCGTCCCCGTCTCCGACAAGGACTCCTTCCAGATGACGCGGCGCCTCGCCAAGGAGGAGGGCCTCCTGGTGGGCGGCTCCTGCGGCATGGCCGTCGTCGCGGCGCTGCGCGTGGCCGAGCGGCTCGGCGAGGACGACGTGGTGGTCGTGCTGCTGCCGGACAGCGGGCGCGGCTACCTCAGCAAGATCTTCAACGACGAGTGGATGGCTGACTACGGCTTCCTGGACGACACCGGACCCAGCGCCCGCGTCGCCGACGTCCTCGACCACAAGGAGGGAGGCTCCATCCCCTCCCTGGTCCACATGCACCCCGAGGAGACCGTCGGCGAGGCCATCGAGGTGCTGCGCGAGTACGGCGTCTCGCAGATGCCGATCGTCAAGCCGGGCGCCGGCCACCCGGACGTGATGGCCGCCGAGGTCGTCGGCTCGGTCGTGGAGCGGGAGCTGCTGGACGCCCTGTTCACCCGGCGCGCCTCGCTGGACGACCCGCTGGAGAAGCACATGTCGGCCCCGCTGCCGCAGGTCGGCTCCGGCGAACCGGTCGAGGACCTGATGTCGGTGCTCGGCGGCGCGGACGCGGCGATCGTCCTCGTCGAGGGCAAGCCGACCGGCGTGGTCAGCCGCCAGGACCTGCTCGCCTTCCTCGCCAAGGGCGGCAAGTGA
- a CDS encoding MurR/RpiR family transcriptional regulator, whose amino-acid sequence MSGSDSPAARLQTLFEGHRLTPTQRRIAHSMVRRAAEVPFLSSVELAEVAGVSQPSVTRFAVALGFDGYPALRRHLREVVPSAEPAPRDTGHNEYQQAVAAEIENLRHLAEALADPAPVQEAGRTLAASRPLPVLGLRAAAAQAHGFAYFAAKVHPDVRLLNEGGTMLHDRIDAAVRAGASALLCFALPRHPREVLDALVHARAAGLTVVTVADSAFAPVAKASDLLLPAAVGTGLAFDTACAPMLLGRVLLEAMCDDLPQAQARLEEFDARAAARGLFVE is encoded by the coding sequence ATGAGCGGGAGCGACAGCCCGGCCGCGCGGCTGCAGACGCTCTTCGAGGGGCACCGGCTCACGCCGACCCAGCGGCGCATCGCGCACAGCATGGTGCGCCGCGCCGCCGAGGTGCCCTTCCTCTCCAGCGTCGAGCTGGCCGAGGTCGCCGGGGTCAGCCAGCCCTCCGTCACCCGCTTCGCCGTCGCCCTCGGCTTCGACGGCTACCCCGCGCTCCGCCGCCACCTGCGCGAGGTGGTGCCCTCGGCCGAACCCGCCCCGCGGGACACCGGGCACAACGAGTACCAGCAGGCCGTCGCCGCCGAGATCGAGAACCTGCGGCACCTCGCCGAGGCTCTCGCCGACCCCGCCCCCGTACAGGAGGCCGGGCGCACCCTCGCCGCCAGCCGCCCCCTGCCGGTGCTCGGGCTGCGGGCCGCCGCCGCGCAGGCGCACGGCTTCGCCTACTTCGCGGCCAAGGTCCACCCGGACGTGCGGCTCCTCAACGAGGGCGGCACCATGCTCCACGACCGCATCGACGCCGCCGTCCGGGCCGGCGCGAGCGCCCTGCTCTGCTTCGCCCTGCCCCGGCACCCCCGCGAGGTCCTGGACGCCCTCGTCCACGCGCGGGCGGCCGGGCTCACCGTCGTCACCGTCGCCGACTCGGCCTTCGCGCCCGTCGCCAAGGCGTCCGACCTGCTGCTGCCCGCCGCCGTCGGCACCGGGCTCGCCTTCGACACCGCCTGCGCGCCGATGCTGCTCGGCCGGGTGCTGCTGGAGGCGATGTGCGACGACCTCCCGCAGGCCCAGGCGCGGCTGGAGGAGTTCGACGCGCGGGCCGCGGCCCGGGGGCTGTTCGTGGAGTGA
- a CDS encoding diaminopimelate decarboxylase yields MSEGTDGYEGCGQERAARRDRAVRAAVEQGLLGPGEPLVALLDVTGIRASAAALRSAFAAVTAPGTPVLHAFAVKATPLVPVLRLLHEEGIGAEVASAGELALARAAGVPAARTVLDSPAKTPGELREALALGVAVNADNPQELARLDALLAAGRTSSPLGVRVNPQVGGGAIEALSTATATSKFGVALRDEGAREWVVRAYLDRPWLTRLHAHTGSQGVPLTLMAQGVAAVHALAEEINARAGRRQVDTLDIGGGLPVNFASEETAPSHAEYARVLREAVPGLFDGRYGLVTEFGRSLLAKHGTMLARVEYAKSAGGRPVAVTHAGVQVATRTVYAPDAWPLRIAAYDAGGRPKAGPEVVQDVAGPACFAGDLLATGRALPLLEQGDHAAVLDTGAYYFAHHYAYNSLARPAVHGFLPDGRGGISFVTVREAQSVADIVAESGGAHADALVGRG; encoded by the coding sequence GTGAGCGAGGGCACGGACGGGTACGAGGGTTGCGGCCAGGAGCGGGCCGCCCGGCGGGACCGGGCGGTGCGGGCGGCCGTGGAGCAGGGGCTGCTCGGGCCCGGCGAGCCGCTGGTGGCGCTGCTCGACGTGACCGGCATCCGCGCGTCGGCGGCGGCGCTGCGCTCGGCGTTCGCGGCGGTGACGGCACCGGGGACGCCGGTGCTGCACGCCTTCGCGGTGAAGGCGACCCCCCTGGTGCCGGTGCTGCGGCTGCTGCACGAGGAGGGCATCGGCGCGGAGGTGGCGAGCGCGGGCGAGCTGGCGCTGGCCCGCGCCGCGGGGGTGCCGGCGGCGCGGACCGTGCTGGACTCGCCGGCCAAGACCCCCGGGGAGCTGCGCGAGGCGCTGGCCCTGGGCGTCGCCGTCAACGCGGACAATCCGCAGGAGCTGGCCCGGCTCGACGCGCTGCTCGCCGCGGGCCGGACCTCCTCCCCGCTCGGTGTCCGGGTGAACCCGCAGGTCGGCGGCGGCGCCATCGAGGCGCTGTCGACGGCGACCGCGACCTCGAAGTTCGGGGTGGCGCTCCGGGACGAGGGGGCCCGGGAGTGGGTGGTGCGGGCGTATCTGGACCGGCCCTGGCTGACCCGGCTGCACGCGCACACCGGCTCGCAGGGCGTACCGCTCACGCTGATGGCCCAGGGGGTGGCCGCCGTCCACGCCCTCGCCGAGGAGATCAACGCGCGGGCCGGGCGGCGGCAGGTCGACACCCTCGACATCGGCGGCGGACTGCCGGTGAACTTCGCCTCGGAGGAGACCGCGCCGAGCCACGCGGAGTACGCGCGGGTGCTGCGGGAGGCGGTGCCGGGGCTCTTCGACGGACGCTACGGGCTGGTCACCGAGTTCGGCAGGTCGCTGCTGGCCAAGCACGGCACGATGCTGGCGCGGGTGGAGTACGCCAAGAGCGCCGGGGGGCGCCCGGTCGCGGTGACGCACGCGGGCGTGCAGGTGGCGACGCGCACGGTCTACGCGCCGGACGCGTGGCCGCTGCGGATCGCCGCGTACGACGCCGGGGGCCGTCCGAAGGCGGGGCCCGAGGTGGTGCAGGACGTGGCCGGACCGGCGTGCTTCGCCGGGGACCTCCTGGCGACGGGCCGCGCGCTGCCGTTGCTGGAGCAGGGGGACCACGCGGCCGTGCTGGACACGGGCGCGTACTACTTCGCCCACCACTACGCGTACAACTCCCTCGCCCGGCCCGCCGTCCACGGCTTCCTGCCGGACGGCCGCGGCGGGATCTCGTTCGTCACGGTCCGGGAGGCCCAGTCGGTGGCCGACATCGTGGCGGAGTCGGGCGGGGCCCACGCGGACGCCCTGGTGGGACGGGGCTGA